One genomic region from Prunus persica cultivar Lovell chromosome G3, Prunus_persica_NCBIv2, whole genome shotgun sequence encodes:
- the LOC18781847 gene encoding transcription initiation factor TFIID subunit 6: MSIVPKENVEVIAQSIGINNLSPDVALALAPDVEYRLREVMQEAIKCMRHSRRTRLTADDVDGALNLRNVEPIYGYVSGGPLRFKRAIGHRDLFYIDDKDVEFKDVIEAPLPKAPLDTGIVCHWLAIEGVQPAIPENAPVEVLAAPSDSKKYEQKDDGIPVDIKLPVKHILSRELQLYFDKITELVVSRSDLVIFKEALVSLATDSGLHPLVPYFTCFIADEVSRGLNDYPLLFALMRVVRSLLQNPHMHIEPYLHQLMPSVVTCLVAKRLGNRFADNHWELRDFTANLVASICKRFGHVYNTLQSRLTKTLVNAFLDPKRTLTQHYGAIQGLAALGPSVVRLLVLPNLETYLRLLEPELLLDKQKNEMKRHEAWRVYGALLNAAGQCIYDRLKMFPLLPSPAPQSFWSTSQRVITMPNKRKGSVEHMEEQPPLKKIATDGPTGLVPTNSSPSHMEVEIATPAPSGDPDAAPPSSSGQMPNEGVSNSRSRRDRASGRSLKKSALLTQVWKDDLNSGHLLVSLFELFGEDILSFVPAPEMCLFL, encoded by the exons ATGAGCATTGTGCCTAAAGAGAATGTTGAAGTAATTGCACAAAGCATTGGGATCAACAACTTGTCTCCAGATGTTGCTCTCGCTCTAGCTCCCGATGTCGAATATCGCCTGCGTGAGGTTATGCAG GAGGCTATTAAATGCATGCGTCACTCGAGGAGAACTAGATTGACGGCTGATGATGTTGATGGCGCACTCAACTTAAGAAACGTTGAG CCAATATATGGTTATGTTTCTGGGGGTCCTTTGCGGTTCAAAAGAGCTATTGGACATAGGGACTTGTTTTACATCGACGACAAGGATGTTGAATTTAAAGAT GTGATTGAAGCTCCTTTACCAAAAGCGCCACTTGATACTGGAATTGTTTGTCACTGGCTAGCTATAGAAGGTGTACAACCTGCAATTCCAGAAAATGCTCCTGTAGAAG TACTTGCAGCTCCTTCTGATAGTAAAAAGTATGAACAGAAGGATGATGGAATTCCTGTTGACATTAAATTACCAGTTAAGCACATATTGTCTAGGGAACTTCAG ctatattttgacaaaatcacTGAGCTTGTCGTGAGTAGGTCCGATTTGGTTATTTTTAAGGAAGCATTAGTGAGTTTGGCCACTGATTCGGGACTTCATCCATTAGTTCCTTATTTCACATGCTTTATAGCTGATGAG GTTTCTCGTGGTCTGAATGATTATCCACTTCTATTTGCTTTAATGCGAGTTGTTCGGAGTCTTCTCCAGAATCCTCACATGCACATAGAACCTTAT CTACACCAATTGATGCCATCTGTGGTCACTTGCCTTGTTGCGAAAAGGTTAGGCAATAGGTTTGCTGACAACCATTGGGAACTTAGGGACTTCACTGCGAACCTGGTTGCTTCAATCTGCAAAAG GTTTGGGCATGTCTATAACACTCTCCAGTCCCGTCTTACAAAAACTTTGGTCAATGCATTTTTGGACCCAAAGCGGACATTGACTCAACACTATGGTGCAATTCAAGGTTTAGCTGCTCTAGGCCCCAGTGTG GTTCGCCTTCTTGTGCTGCCAAATCTGGAGACATATCTGCGACTTCTTGAACCAGAGCTGCTTCTTGACAAGCAAAAGAATGAGATGAAGAGGCATGAAGCTTGGCGTGTTTATGGAGCCCTGTTG AATGCAGCGGGTCAATGCATTTATGATAGGCTCAAGATGTTCCCACTTTTGCCATCTCCAGCACCCCAATCTTTCTGGAGTACCAGTCAAAGAGTCATTACTATGCCAA ATAAACGCAAGGGAAGTGTGGAGCACATGGAAGAGCAACCACCCCTGAAGAAAATTGCAACTGACGGGCCTACGGGTTTAGTGCCAACTAATTCTTCACCGTCTCACATGGAAGTAGAAATAGCAACTCCAGCCCCTTCAGGGGATCCTGATGCAGCCCCCCCATCATCTTCTGGGCAGATGCCTAATGAGGGCGTTTCAAACAGCAGAAGTAGAAGGGACAGGGCTTCTGGTCGGTCTCTAAAGAAATCAGCTCTGCTCACTCAGGTTTGGAAGGATGACTTAAATTCTGGGCATCTCCTGGTATCGTTGTTTGAGTTGTTCGGTGAAGACATTCTCTCCTTCGTTCCAGCTCCCGAgatgtgtttgtttttgtaa
- the LOC109948131 gene encoding glycine-rich protein 2-like, giving the protein MTFKAFILLGLLFGSVVLISSTVADETSEDEKKVDEAQEANPVEDARQYCGCCIRFGIYRCGLRCCRRPEPEDQPQEVGDSLETNQPDGYGYGGGGYKGGRGGSYGGGGYGGGGRGGGGYGAGGHGGGGRGSGGYGGGGRGGYGGGGGGGRN; this is encoded by the exons ATGACTTTCAAAGCTTTCATTTTACTGGGCCTTCTGTTTGGCTCTGTTGTTCTCATCTCTTCCACTGTCGCAGATGAGACATCCGAAGATGAGAAGAAAG TGGATGAGGCGCAGGAAGCGAACCCTGTAGAGGACGCAAGACAATATTGCGGGTGTTGCATTCgttttggcatatatagatgCGGCCTACGATGTTGTCGGCGACCTGAACCTGAGGATCAGCCTCAAGAAGTAGGCGACAGCCTTGAAACGAACCAGCCTGACGGATATGGATATGGAGGGGGTGGCTACAAAGGAGGCCGTGGTGGGAGCTATGGAGGCGGGGGCTATGGAGGAGGAGGCCGTGGAGGCGGCGGCTATGGAGCAGGAGGCCATGGAGGCGGGGGCCGTGGAAGCGGCGGCTATGGAGGAGGTGGCCGTGGTGGATATGGTGGTGGCGGCGGTGGCGGAAGAAACTGA
- the LOC109948132 gene encoding zinc finger MYM-type protein 1-like, producing MERFFKRKSSLGSSDSVGSSRTSSSRQSELDEVLANLQADPGLRIRMMEYDTNIRDEVRRAYLQKGPCQPRGHSFPQSNISGINRRFIPQWFDEFDWLEYSVSKDAAFCLYCYLFKSNFEQVGSEAFTGAGFKNWKKGRERMKVHVGPVGSVHNKAREAATNLMNQNTHIETAVSKHSEQARVAYRRCLIASIKCTKFLLRQGLSFRGNDESATSSNRGNYLELLQFLADNDEKVKEVVLENAPGNLKLVAPSIQKDIVNACAGETLDVIMSGLKDRFFSILVDEARDISVKEQMAVVLRYVDDSGHVIERFVGVQHVTDTTSSSLKDAIDIFFSSNGLSFSKLRGQGYDGASNMRALVAVAKKNIDIASFFTTTNSVVNHVGASCKRRDALRAQLQEELVVAFENDCLITGRGLHQETSLKRAGDTRWSSHYGTIISIISMFSSVIHVLQMIIDDNLNDSAGEANKIQREMLTFQFVFHLFLMKAILGLTNDVSQALQKKDQEIVNAMALVKSCKEKLHWMRNNGFDALVEEVSSFCDKHHIDVPNMDEAFVLLGRSRRNAPIKTNRHHYRVELFIYVIDEQLTELDDCFNEVNTELLICLACLSPNDSFVAFDKQKLLRLAQFYPQDFSDGDILALEDQLEVYIHYVCSSSDFSNLQGIGDLAKKMVETRMHRAFNYVYLLITLALVLPVATASVERAFSVMNIIKGPLRNKMVDQWLNDSLLVYVEKDVFDCIENEAIMLRFQNMKPRRGQL from the exons ATGGAAAGattttttaagagaaagtCATCATTGGGTAGTTCGGATAGTGTGGGTAGTTCaagaacttcaagttcaagaCAAAGTGAGTTAGATGAGGTGTTGGCTAATCTTCAGGCAGACCCGGGACTAAGAATTCGTATGATGGAGTATGATACTAATATTAGAGATGAGGTTCGAAGAGCATATCTACAAAAAGGGCCTTGTCAACCTAGAGGTCATTCTTTCCCACAAAGTAATATCTCAGGAATTAATCGACGCTTCATTCCCCAATGGtttgatgaatttgattgGTTGGAGTATAGTGTATCTAAAGATGCTGCATTTTGTCTTTATTGCTATCTCTTTAAATCCAATTTTGAACAAGTGGGTAGTGAAGCCTTCACTGGAGCAGGGTTTAAGAATTggaagaaagggagagaaagaaTGAAGGTGCATGTTGGACCGGTTGGTAGTGTTCATAATAAAGCTAGAGAAGCTGCTACAAATTTGATGAATCAAAATACACATATTGAAACGGCTGTGAGCAAACACTCCGAACAAGCTCGTGTGGCATATCGAAGATGCTTAATTGCATCAATCAAGTGTACTAAGTTTCTATTGAGACAAGGTCTTTCTTTTCGTGGAAATGATGAAAGTGCCACTTCAAGCAATAGGGGAAATTACTTGGAGCTATTGCAATTCCTTGCGGACAATGATGAGAAAGTTAAAGAAGTTGTGTTGGAAAATGCTCCGGGGAATCTCAAGTTAGTAGCTCCAAGTATTCAAAAAGATATTGTCAATGCATGTGCGGGGGAAACACTTGATGTTATCATGAGTGGTTTAAAAGATAGATTCTTTTCTATATTGGTGGATGAAGCACGTGATATTTCGGTGAAAGAGCAAATGGCTGTGGTGTTGCGTTATGTGGACGACTCCGGGCATGTAATTGAAAGGTTTGTGGGGGTTCAACATGTTACCGACACCACTTCAAGTTCACTAAAGGATGCCATTgacatattcttttcttccaatGGTTTGAGCTTTTCTAAGTTACGAGGACAAGGTTATGATGGAGCTAGCAATATGAGAG CACTTGTTGCCGTAGCAAAGAAGAATATTGATATTGCCTCTTTCTTCACAACCACTAATAGTGTGGTTAACCATGTTGGAGCATCTTGTAAGCGGCGTGATGCACTTAGAGCACAACTTCAAGAAGAGCTTGTGGTAGCTTTTGAAAATGATTGTCTTATCACGGGGCGAGGTTTGCATCAAGAAACAAGTCTCAAACGTGCCGGTGACACACGATGGAGCTCACATTACGGTACCATTATTAGCATCATTTCTATGTTTTCATCTGTGATTCATGTGCTTCAAATGATTATTGATGATAATCTCAATGATAGTGCCGGTGAAGCAAATAAGATTCAAAGGGAAATGCTTACTTTTCAGTTTGTGTTTCACTTATTCTTAATGAAAGCTATATTAGGACTCACAAATGATGTGTCACAAGcattgcaaaagaaagatcaagaaaTTGTGAATGCAATGGCTTTGGTGAAATCATGCAAGGAAAAGCTACATTGGATGAGGAATAATGGGTTTGATGCATTGGTTGAAGAGGTGTCTTCATTTTGTGACAAACATCATATTGATGTTCCTAACATGGATGAGGCATTCGTACTTCTAGGGAGGTCAAGGCGTAATGCTCCAATAAAGACAAATCGTCATCATTATCGTGTGGAgctttttatttatgtcaTTGATGAGCAACTTACGGAGTTGGATGATTGTTTTAATGAGGTAAATACTGAGTTGCTTATTTGTTTGGCATGTTTGAGTCCCAATGATTCATTTGTAGCTTTTGATAAACAAAAGCTACTTCGTCTTGCTCAATTTTATCCTCAAGACTTTTCGGATGGGGATATTTTGGCacttgaagatcaacttgAGGTTTATATTCATTATGTGTGTTCGAGTAGTGATTTCTCTAACTTGCAAGGGATTGGTGATCttgcaaaaaaaatggtggagaCAAGGATGCATCGAGCATTCAATTATGTGTATTTGCTTATTACATTGGCTCTAGTTTTACCGGTTGCTACTGCTTCAGTCGAGAGGGCATTTTCCGTCATGAATATTATCAAAGGTCCACTTCGAAACAAAATGGTAGATCAGTGGTTGAATGATAGCTTACTTGTTTACGTTGAGAAGGATGTTTTTGATTGTATTGAAAATGAAGCTATAATGCTAcgttttcaaaatatgaaacctCGTCGTGGccaattgtaa
- the LOC109948281 gene encoding glycine-rich protein-like, with protein sequence MGSKAFICCGLFLAIVLLISSEVATNAAEEATNPNVGDAKYGGGYQGDPGRGGYGGNPGHGGNGGGGGGGEGRCYYGCCRRSYNGRECVRCCNHANEVVDAQPQN encoded by the exons ATGGGTTCCAAGGCTTTCATTTGCTGTGGTCTTTTCCTTGCCATTGTCCTTCTCATCTCCTCCGAAGTGGCCACAAATG CTGCGGAGGAAGCTACAAATCCCAATGTAGGTGATGCTAAATATGGTGGAGGGTACCAGGGAGATCCGGGTCGTGGGGGATACGGTGGCAACCCGGGACACGGTGgaaatggaggaggaggaggaggaggagaagggcGTTGCTACTATGGTTGCTGCAGGCGCAGTTACAATGGAAGAGAGTGCGTAAGGTGCTGCAACCATGCTAATGAGGTTGTTGATGCACAACCTCAAAACTAA
- the LOC109948258 gene encoding cold and drought-regulated protein CORA-like, whose amino-acid sequence MTFKAFLLLGLLFGSVVLISSTVAAETSKDEKKVDEAQEANPVDDAKPYCGCCTRYGYYRCGPQCCRQPEADDQPQEVGDSLETNRPDGYGYGGGGYGGGRGGGYGGGGRGGGGRGGGYGGGGHGGGRGRGGGGGGYGRGGGGGGGGGN is encoded by the exons ATGACTTTCAAAGCTTTCCTTTTGCTGGGCCTTCTGTTTGGCTCTGTGGTTCTCATCTCTTCCACTGTCGCAGCTGAGACATCCAAAGATGAGAAGAAAG TGGATGAGGCACAGGAAGCGAACCCCGTAGATGACGCAAAACCATATTGCGGGTGTTGCACTCGTTATGGCTACTATAGATGCGGCCCACAATGTTGTCGGCAACCTGAAGCTGATGATCAGCCTCAAGAAGTAGGCGATAGCCTTGAAACGAACCGGCCTGACGGATATGGATATGGTGGAGGCGGCTACGGAGGGGGCCGTGGTGGAGGCTATGGAGGAGGAGGCCGTGGAGGTGGGGGCCGCGGTGGTGGCTATGGAGGAGGAGGCCATGGAGGTGGCCGCGGGagaggtggtggaggaggcGGCTATGGCCGAggcggtggcggtggcggtggcggAGGAAACTGA
- the LOC18781613 gene encoding uncharacterized protein LOC18781613, which translates to MSVEVLDGATIVNFVEDEEAFNLAVHHRFGNLDTNHDGLLCYAEMLKELQSLRVFETHYGIDVKPDPEEIARVYDSLFVQFDHDSNGAVDLEEFKAETKRMMLAMANGMGFLPVQMVLEEDSFLKKAVERESTQIKQLLN; encoded by the coding sequence ATGAGCGTAGAAGTATTGGATGGTGCCACAATTGTCAACTTTGTGGAGGATGAAGAGGCATTCAACCTTGCGGTACATCATCGTTTTGGTAATCTTGACACTAACCATGATGGTCTACTTTGTTATGCAGAGATGTTGAAGGAGCTTCAGTCTCTGAGGGTCTTCGAGACACACTATGGCATTGATGTGAAGCCAGACCCAGAAGAGATTGCTCGTGTCTATGACTCTCTGTTCGTGCAGTTTGATCATGACTCAAATGGGGCCGTTGATTTGGAAGAGTTCAAGGCTGAAACCAAGCGTATGATGCTTGCTATGGCCAATGGGATGGGGTTCTTGCCAGTTCAAATGGTTTTGGAAGAAGATAGCTTCCTGAAGAAAGCTGTGGAAAGAGAGTCCACCCAAATCAAGCAGCTGCTTAATTAA